In Mustela erminea isolate mMusErm1 chromosome 15, mMusErm1.Pri, whole genome shotgun sequence, the following proteins share a genomic window:
- the CLDN10 gene encoding claudin-10 isoform X1, whose protein sequence is MASTASEIIAFMVSISGWVLVSSTLPTDYWKVSTIDGTVITTATYWANLWKTCVTDSTGVSNCKDFPSMLALDGYIQACRGLMIAAVSLGFFGSIFALFGMKCTKVGGSDKAKAKIACLAGIVFILSGLCSMTGCSLYANKITTEFFDPLYVEQKYELGAALFIGWAGASLCIIGGVIFCFSISDNTKPPRMGYSYNGATSVLSSRTKYHGAEGDFKTTNPSKQFDKNAYV, encoded by the exons ATGGCGAGCACGGCCTCGGAGATCATCGCCTTCATGGTTTCCATCTCCGGCTGGGTGCTGGTGTCCTCCACGCTGCCCACCGACTACTGGAAGGTGTCCACCATCGACGGCACGGTCATCACCACCGCCACCTATTGGGCCAACCTGTGGAAGACGTGCGTTACCGACTCCACGGGCGTCTCCAACTGCAAGGACTTCCCCTCCATGCTGGCGCTGGACG GTTATATCCAGGCATGTAGAGGCCTTATGATTGCTGCTGTCAGCCTGggcttttttggttccatatttGCCCTGTTTGGAATGAAGTGTACCAAAGTCGGAGGCTCAGATAAAGCCAAAGCTAAGATTGCTTGTTTGGCTGGGATTGTATTCATACTGTCAG GGTTGTGCTCAATGACTGGTTGTTCCCTGTATGCAAACAAAATCACAACGGAATTCTTTGATCCTCTCTATGTTGAGCAGAA GTACGAATTAGGAGCAGCTCTGTTTATCGGATGGGCAGGAGCCTCGCTCTGCATCATTGGTGGAGTCATATTTTGCTTTTCAATATCTGACAACACCAAACCTCCCAG GATGGGATACTCCTACAACGGGGCCACGTCCGTCCTGTCTTCTCGGACAAAGTATCATGGCGCAGAAGGAGATTTTAAAACCACAAACCCCTCCAAACAGTTTGATAAAAATGCGTACGTCTGA